From a single Perognathus longimembris pacificus isolate PPM17 unplaced genomic scaffold, ASM2315922v1 HiC_scaffold_5536, whole genome shotgun sequence genomic region:
- the LOC125345350 gene encoding complex I assembly factor TMEM126B, mitochondrial-like has product MAAPPLRPSAGVAPKEKALNISGTVLLGATAGISGISANLVFRSCFKVNYDTLKTFTSLATLPFLSSVVTYKLLVTDALCSGNISKEDCALRSLLVSIMCGVLQPTALAFSKNGGLAVNYHTVPLPPKGRVLLHRVLLCQTDIKLMMIPLIFQICFGLFNGLQHYAV; this is encoded by the exons ATGGCGGCACCCCCGCTCCGGCCCAGCGCCGGTGTGGCACC aaaagaaaaggccTTAAATATAAGTGGAACCGTCCTCCTTGGAGCAACAGCTGGCATCTCTGGAATATCAGCAAACTTGGTCTTCAGAAGTTGCTTCAAAGTCAATTATGATACTTTGAAGACATTTACATCATTGGCTACACTTCCATTTTTATCTTCAGTAGTTACTTACAAGCTCCTTGTAACCGATGCTTTGTGTTCAGGTAACATAAGCAAGGAAGACTGTGCCCTGAGAAGCTTGCTGGTTAGTATAATGTGTGGCGTGTTGCAGCCCActgctttggctttttctaaAAATGGAGGTCTTGCAGTCAATTACCACACGGTCCCACTGCCACCAAAAGGAAGAGTTTTACTCCACCGGGTGCTGCTTTGTCAAACGGATATTAAACTAATGATGATTCCACTGATCTTCCAGATATGTTTTGGACTATTTAATGGTCTACAACATTATGCAGTATAG